In Arthrobacter burdickii, one DNA window encodes the following:
- the lipA gene encoding lipoyl synthase, whose protein sequence is MSLAPEGRRLLRVEARNAETPVERKPDWIKAKVNIGPEFVAMKNLVKKEGLHTVCEEAGCPNIFECWEDREATFLIGGSECTRRCDFCQIDTGKPQPLDRSEPFKVAQSVKSMNLRYATVTGVARDDLADEGVWLYAETIRQIHSMNPGTGVEILIPDFSGRPEHIAAICDAAPEVFAHNVETVPRIFKRIRPAFRYERSLDVITQGRDRGMVTKSNLILGMGETREEISEALRDLHAAGCDLITITQYLRPSERHLPVDRWVKPGEFVELSEEAEEIGFLGVMSGPLVRSSYRAGRLWARAMRKKGLELPPELAHLDESGSASQEATSLLAG, encoded by the coding sequence GTGAGCCTTGCCCCCGAGGGCCGCCGCCTGCTGCGCGTCGAGGCGCGCAATGCCGAGACGCCGGTCGAGCGCAAGCCGGACTGGATCAAGGCCAAGGTCAACATCGGACCCGAGTTCGTCGCGATGAAGAACCTGGTGAAGAAGGAGGGCCTGCACACCGTCTGCGAAGAGGCGGGGTGCCCCAACATCTTCGAGTGCTGGGAGGACCGTGAGGCCACCTTCCTCATCGGCGGCTCCGAGTGCACCCGCCGGTGCGACTTCTGCCAGATCGACACGGGCAAGCCGCAGCCGCTGGACCGCAGCGAGCCCTTCAAAGTCGCCCAGTCGGTGAAGTCCATGAACCTGCGCTACGCGACGGTCACCGGCGTCGCCCGCGACGACCTCGCCGACGAGGGAGTCTGGCTCTACGCCGAGACCATCCGCCAGATCCACAGCATGAACCCCGGCACGGGCGTCGAGATCCTGATCCCCGACTTCTCCGGGCGCCCCGAACACATCGCCGCGATCTGCGATGCCGCCCCGGAGGTGTTCGCACACAATGTGGAGACGGTGCCGCGCATCTTCAAGCGCATCCGTCCGGCCTTCCGCTACGAGCGCTCACTCGACGTCATCACCCAGGGGCGGGACCGTGGCATGGTCACGAAGTCCAACCTCATCCTCGGCATGGGCGAGACGCGCGAGGAGATCTCCGAGGCCCTCCGGGACCTGCATGCCGCAGGGTGCGACCTCATCACGATCACCCAGTACCTGCGCCCCAGCGAACGACACCTCCCCGTCGACCGCTGGGTGAAGCCCGGCGAGTTCGTCGAACTGAGCGAAGAGGCGGAAGAGATCGGCTTCCTCGGCGTCATGAGCGGCCCGCTCGTGCGCTCGTCCTATCGGGCGGGCCGCCTCTGGGCGCGCGCCATGCGGAAGAAGGGCCTCGAGCTGCCCCCCGAACTCGCGCACCTCGACGAATCCGGCTCAGCCTCCCAGGAAGCGACCTCGCTCCTCGCGGGCTGA
- a CDS encoding TIGR01777 family oxidoreductase, with protein MRILLAGASGTIGTALTRQLEKNHEVTRLVRRAPKGPSEVRWNPSAGELDVAAVERADAVINLSGAGIAGGLWTRSYKETLYSSRILATRTLVQAMRKAGNPPEVFISQSASGFYGDRGDDVLTEGSASGGTLLADICRRWEAEALRAPDSVRVVLPRTGIVMARDGGALPNLLIPIRFFAGTSLGSGRQWWPWISLNDEVRALEFLLTAPLAGPVNVSAPAPATLDTITLQLGRAFHRPVWFRVPAAILTSVVGQLAYELLLVSQRMEPRALTGAGFAFDEPTPEALAEWVRRTAGSTER; from the coding sequence ATGCGCATCCTCCTCGCCGGCGCGTCCGGGACCATCGGAACAGCCCTCACCCGCCAGCTCGAGAAGAACCACGAGGTCACGCGCCTCGTCCGCAGGGCGCCGAAGGGCCCCTCGGAGGTCCGCTGGAACCCGTCGGCGGGTGAACTGGATGTCGCGGCCGTCGAGCGTGCCGACGCCGTCATCAACCTGTCCGGAGCCGGCATCGCGGGCGGTCTCTGGACCAGGAGCTACAAGGAGACGCTGTACTCCTCGAGGATCCTGGCGACCCGGACCCTGGTCCAGGCGATGCGCAAGGCCGGGAACCCGCCGGAGGTCTTCATCAGCCAGTCGGCCTCCGGCTTCTACGGGGACCGGGGCGACGATGTCCTCACGGAGGGCTCGGCGTCGGGCGGGACGCTCCTCGCCGATATCTGCCGCCGGTGGGAGGCCGAAGCGTTGCGCGCTCCCGACTCCGTCCGCGTCGTGCTGCCCCGCACGGGCATCGTGATGGCCAGGGACGGCGGGGCGCTACCCAACCTCCTGATCCCCATCCGGTTCTTCGCCGGGACGTCTCTCGGCTCGGGCCGGCAGTGGTGGCCCTGGATCAGCCTGAACGACGAGGTCCGGGCCCTCGAATTCCTCCTGACCGCACCCCTTGCCGGTCCCGTCAACGTGAGCGCTCCGGCACCGGCCACCCTGGACACCATCACGCTGCAGCTCGGCAGGGCGTTCCACCGGCCCGTGTGGTTCCGTGTTCCCGCCGCCATCCTGACATCGGTCGTCGGCCAGCTCGCGTACGAACTCCTGCTCGTGAGTCAGCGCATGGAGCCCCGAGCCCTGACCGGTGCCGGCTTCGCGTTCGACGAGCCCACGCCTGAGGCACTCGCCGAGTGGGTACGCAGGACCGCCGGGTCGACCGAACGGTAG
- the lipB gene encoding lipoyl(octanoyl) transferase LipB, producing the protein MTLVLSRVGLAPDYIEYTQGWEMQKDLHAKVVDGAAPSTVLLLEHTPVYTAGKRTEDHERPFDGTPVVPVDRGGKLTWHGPGQLVGYPILALRNPARVADYVHTLEEVIITALRHFGIDGIRIDGRSGVWLAATNDRPARKIAAIGIRVRNRVTMHGFAVNCSNDLAPFQQIVPCGISDAGVTSISAECGRTVPPADVVSLIEAELRKNEALLVAEHDAASAQIGAAGTAATSGATHGIQPEGALL; encoded by the coding sequence ATGACTCTTGTGCTGTCGCGCGTCGGCCTCGCTCCCGATTACATCGAGTACACGCAGGGGTGGGAGATGCAGAAAGACCTGCACGCGAAGGTGGTCGACGGCGCCGCGCCCAGTACGGTCCTCCTGCTCGAGCACACTCCCGTGTATACCGCGGGCAAGCGCACGGAGGACCACGAGCGCCCCTTCGACGGCACGCCCGTCGTCCCCGTGGACCGCGGCGGGAAGCTCACATGGCACGGGCCCGGACAGCTGGTGGGATACCCGATCCTCGCCCTGCGGAATCCTGCACGCGTCGCGGACTACGTCCATACCCTCGAGGAAGTCATCATCACCGCCCTCCGCCACTTCGGCATCGACGGCATCCGGATCGACGGCCGGTCCGGCGTCTGGCTGGCGGCAACGAATGACCGGCCCGCGCGGAAGATCGCCGCGATCGGCATCCGCGTGAGGAATCGGGTCACGATGCACGGTTTCGCCGTCAACTGCAGCAACGACCTCGCGCCATTCCAGCAGATCGTTCCCTGCGGCATCAGTGATGCCGGAGTCACGTCCATCTCCGCCGAGTGCGGCCGGACCGTGCCTCCCGCGGACGTCGTTTCGCTTATCGAGGCCGAACTGCGCAAGAATGAGGCGTTGCTGGTGGCCGAGCACGACGCCGCCTCAGCCCAGATCGGCGCCGCCGGCACTGCCGCCACCTCCGGCGCCACCCATGGCATCCAGCCAGAAGGAGCTTTACTGTGA
- the lpdA gene encoding dihydrolipoyl dehydrogenase: MAGSATAQEFDILVLGGGSGGYAAALRAVQLGFTVGLIEKGKLGGTCLHNGCIPTKALLHSAEIADGARDSEKYGVKASFESIDMAAVNAYKDGIIAGKYRGLQGLIKSKGITVIEGAGKLASQNTIDVDGTVYTGKHIILATGSFSRSLPGLEIGGKVITSDQALTMDFVPKTAIILGGGVIGCEFASVWKSFGVDVTIIEALPSLVPNEDASIVKNFERAFKKRGIKFNTGTRFKSVQQNDNGVVVSLEDGKTFEADLMLVAVGRGPVTQNLGYEEAGLTLDRGFVITNERLHTGVGSIYAIGDIVPGLQLAHRGFQQGIFVAEEIAGLKPVVVADLNIPKVTYSDPEIASVGYTEKAAREKFGDDRVETHEYNLAGNGKSSIIGTGGIVKLVREKDGPIVGVHMLGSRMGEQIGEAQLIVNWEAYPEDVAPLIHAHPTQNEALGEAHLALAGKPLHG, translated from the coding sequence GTGGCCGGATCGGCAACTGCGCAAGAATTCGACATCCTGGTACTCGGTGGAGGGAGCGGCGGTTACGCCGCGGCACTCCGGGCGGTGCAGCTGGGCTTCACCGTCGGGCTCATCGAGAAGGGCAAGCTCGGCGGAACCTGCCTCCACAACGGCTGCATCCCCACCAAGGCACTCCTGCACTCGGCCGAGATCGCCGACGGCGCCCGCGACTCCGAGAAGTACGGCGTGAAGGCCAGCTTCGAGTCCATCGACATGGCCGCCGTGAACGCGTACAAGGACGGCATCATCGCCGGGAAGTACCGCGGACTCCAGGGACTCATCAAGTCCAAGGGCATCACCGTCATCGAGGGTGCCGGCAAGCTCGCCTCGCAGAACACCATCGACGTCGACGGCACGGTCTACACGGGCAAGCACATCATCCTTGCGACCGGCTCCTTCTCCCGCAGCCTCCCCGGTCTCGAGATCGGCGGCAAGGTCATCACCTCCGACCAGGCACTGACGATGGACTTCGTGCCGAAGACCGCCATCATCCTCGGCGGCGGCGTCATCGGGTGCGAGTTCGCGTCCGTCTGGAAGTCCTTCGGCGTCGACGTCACGATCATCGAGGCCCTCCCCTCGCTCGTGCCGAACGAGGACGCCTCGATCGTGAAGAACTTCGAGCGCGCGTTCAAGAAGCGCGGCATCAAGTTCAACACCGGCACCCGGTTCAAGTCCGTCCAGCAGAACGACAACGGCGTCGTCGTGTCCCTCGAGGACGGCAAGACCTTCGAAGCCGACCTCATGCTCGTCGCCGTCGGCCGCGGACCCGTCACCCAGAACCTCGGATACGAGGAAGCGGGCCTCACCCTGGACCGAGGCTTCGTCATCACCAACGAGCGCCTGCACACCGGCGTCGGCAGCATCTACGCGATCGGCGACATCGTCCCCGGCCTCCAGCTGGCCCACCGCGGCTTCCAGCAGGGCATCTTCGTCGCCGAGGAGATCGCCGGCCTGAAGCCCGTCGTCGTGGCCGACCTGAACATCCCCAAGGTCACCTACAGCGATCCCGAGATCGCCTCCGTCGGCTACACCGAGAAGGCCGCCCGCGAGAAGTTCGGAGACGACCGCGTCGAGACGCACGAGTACAACCTCGCCGGCAACGGCAAGAGCTCGATCATCGGCACCGGCGGCATCGTGAAGCTCGTCCGCGAGAAGGACGGCCCGATCGTCGGAGTGCACATGCTCGGCAGCCGCATGGGCGAGCAGATCGGCGAGGCACAGCTCATCGTGAACTGGGAGGCGTACCCCGAGGACGTCGCCCCCCTCATCCACGCGCACCCCACGCAGAACGAGGCCCTCGGCGAGGCGCACCTCGCGCTCGCCGGCAAGCCGCTGCACGGCTGA
- a CDS encoding protein kinase domain-containing protein, translating into MSDAAPSLPAGDHRGTAPGGVLPDAPSGPLPSGSSAEDVPPPVVQGLRVGRLLGRGGSSAVWLVTDDGGQRFALKVAGPCRAGEGASDRTVGGPPAGRGRRAAQTLTGSSASEPPAVASAAEQLQTAGRERPDPGVGEEDMVRELRLLQRFAHEHLVRVHRMVRTDQGPGMLMDLAPGGSLLGLVSSRGPLPIPEVVTVLVPIAQVLSHLHGAGALHGDVTPGNILFTAEGKPLLGDFGTARLLGSGRGATAGTPGFLDPTQRGPFDSGADVFALAAVSWFALTGRVPGPTEQRPPLVLIVPEVPQQLMQLIEDGLSSTRDRRPTADHFARILLSSAAPDPVNLVPAVHSSVLPELVTRRAGPRPAVPGSGWRRILGGRGSTTKERSGGARRPPPRGHTVPSRGTSVGAPARRRTGRPGERARNGLALAAALATVVLLIAGIAVTLGGFGAPYAVPPGPGSIAESGSSAGLGPVPSPGSSAGSGPVPGPGSRAASGPSAGQGITGREGADFGSEGQEGAGGSGGAGVPSEPPAEALLAGDPVTALRGLADLRAAAFRTADTAVLTSVDVEGSPALSADRKAVTALADSGRSLQDLSIDIRNPVVLGEADLVAAPAVGSLPGVTGAPVGTLVSLIRATAALSSYTERAASTPPADAEPSPLMAAGQQELIFILWKSGSAWRIHSVVSPPD; encoded by the coding sequence ATGAGCGACGCCGCACCATCACTGCCCGCGGGGGATCACCGGGGGACTGCCCCGGGCGGGGTCCTGCCGGATGCTCCGTCCGGCCCACTACCGTCCGGTTCCTCCGCCGAGGACGTGCCACCGCCTGTGGTGCAGGGGCTGCGCGTGGGACGGCTCCTCGGCAGGGGCGGGTCCTCCGCCGTCTGGCTGGTGACGGACGACGGCGGACAGCGGTTCGCCCTCAAGGTGGCGGGTCCGTGCCGGGCGGGCGAGGGCGCATCGGATCGTACCGTGGGCGGGCCACCCGCCGGGCGGGGCCGTCGTGCTGCGCAGACCCTCACCGGATCATCCGCCTCGGAACCTCCTGCTGTCGCATCGGCGGCGGAACAGCTCCAGACGGCGGGCAGGGAGCGGCCGGACCCGGGAGTCGGGGAGGAGGACATGGTGCGGGAGCTCCGGCTCCTCCAGCGGTTCGCCCATGAACATCTCGTCAGGGTGCACCGGATGGTCCGGACCGACCAGGGGCCGGGCATGCTGATGGACCTGGCACCGGGCGGTTCCCTGCTGGGCCTCGTCAGCAGCAGGGGCCCGCTTCCCATCCCGGAAGTCGTCACGGTTCTCGTGCCCATAGCGCAGGTGCTCAGCCACCTCCACGGCGCCGGAGCGCTGCATGGCGACGTCACGCCTGGAAATATCCTGTTCACTGCCGAGGGCAAGCCGCTGCTCGGAGACTTCGGAACGGCGCGGCTCCTCGGATCCGGCAGGGGAGCCACTGCGGGCACGCCGGGTTTCCTCGATCCGACGCAGCGTGGTCCGTTCGATTCCGGAGCGGACGTCTTCGCGCTCGCGGCGGTGTCCTGGTTCGCGCTGACGGGCAGGGTTCCCGGCCCGACGGAGCAAAGGCCACCCCTCGTCCTGATCGTTCCCGAGGTCCCCCAGCAGCTCATGCAGCTCATCGAGGACGGACTGAGTTCCACCCGGGACCGCAGGCCCACGGCCGACCACTTCGCCCGCATCCTGCTGTCCAGTGCTGCGCCGGACCCCGTGAACCTCGTGCCGGCAGTCCACTCCAGCGTGCTTCCCGAACTGGTGACGAGGCGTGCAGGCCCTCGTCCTGCCGTCCCGGGGTCGGGGTGGAGGCGGATCCTCGGCGGCCGTGGAAGCACCACGAAGGAAAGGTCGGGAGGAGCACGCAGACCGCCCCCGCGCGGGCACACGGTTCCCTCCCGCGGCACGTCGGTCGGCGCCCCTGCCCGTCGCAGGACAGGCCGACCGGGTGAACGGGCCCGGAACGGTCTTGCCCTGGCGGCAGCCCTGGCCACCGTCGTGCTTCTGATTGCGGGGATCGCCGTGACGCTGGGCGGCTTCGGCGCACCATATGCTGTCCCTCCCGGCCCCGGTTCGATCGCAGAATCCGGTTCGAGCGCAGGCCTCGGTCCGGTGCCCAGCCCCGGTTCGAGCGCAGGGTCCGGCCCGGTGCCCGGCCCCGGTTCGCGCGCAGCGTCCGGTCCCTCAGCAGGGCAGGGGATCACGGGCCGGGAGGGCGCCGACTTCGGATCGGAAGGACAGGAAGGCGCTGGAGGATCCGGGGGAGCGGGCGTACCGTCCGAGCCGCCGGCCGAGGCGCTGCTGGCCGGCGATCCTGTCACCGCGCTCAGGGGCCTCGCGGATCTTCGGGCAGCAGCCTTCAGAACGGCGGACACCGCCGTCCTCACGAGCGTCGACGTCGAAGGATCCCCTGCGCTGTCGGCCGACCGGAAAGCCGTGACGGCGCTCGCGGACTCCGGTCGGAGCCTTCAGGACCTGTCGATCGACATCCGGAATCCCGTGGTGCTGGGGGAGGCCGACCTCGTTGCGGCGCCGGCGGTCGGCAGCCTCCCGGGTGTCACCGGAGCACCCGTCGGCACGCTGGTGTCCCTCATCCGGGCGACGGCGGCGCTCTCGTCGTACACGGAACGGGCGGCGTCGACACCGCCGGCGGATGCCGAGCCGAGTCCGCTGATGGCTGCGGGCCAGCAGGAGCTCATCTTCATCCTGTGGAAATCCGGCTCCGCCTGGCGGATCCACTCCGTCGTATCGCCTCCGGACTGA
- a CDS encoding DUF4191 domain-containing protein: MSHAIDPSGSPTPKRRLFSRKPKAGAAPKQTGRMKQVVEVFKMTRRNDPSAVWFMLLAFVGIIALGLLVGLLINNVITLMIIAVPLAVLAAIFILSRRAERAAFSQIEGKPGAAGAALSVLRRGWILQEQPVAVNPRTQDAVFRIIGRPGVVLVSEGPSTRVKQLLDGEKRKMARIIPNVPVHVIETGRGDRQVPLSKVPKTVQKLKKTLTKQEVHAVDKRLSALGTKLPIPKGVDPFKARPDRKAMRGR; the protein is encoded by the coding sequence ATGTCGCACGCAATCGATCCTTCAGGCTCCCCCACGCCCAAACGCCGCCTCTTCTCGCGTAAGCCGAAAGCCGGGGCTGCGCCGAAGCAGACCGGGCGGATGAAGCAGGTTGTCGAAGTCTTCAAGATGACGCGGCGCAACGATCCCAGCGCCGTCTGGTTCATGCTGCTGGCGTTCGTCGGGATCATTGCACTGGGCCTGCTCGTCGGACTCCTGATCAACAACGTCATCACGCTGATGATCATCGCGGTCCCGCTGGCCGTCCTTGCGGCCATCTTCATCCTGTCCCGCCGGGCCGAACGCGCGGCGTTCTCCCAGATCGAGGGAAAGCCCGGCGCTGCCGGCGCCGCGCTGAGCGTCCTTCGCCGCGGGTGGATCCTGCAGGAGCAGCCGGTCGCGGTGAACCCGCGGACGCAGGACGCCGTGTTCCGGATCATCGGCCGGCCGGGCGTCGTGCTCGTGTCCGAGGGCCCCTCCACGCGGGTCAAGCAGCTCCTCGATGGTGAGAAGCGCAAGATGGCGCGGATCATCCCGAACGTGCCGGTGCACGTGATCGAGACGGGCCGCGGGGACCGCCAGGTACCCCTCTCCAAGGTCCCGAAGACCGTGCAGAAGCTGAAGAAGACGCTGACGAAGCAGGAGGTCCACGCGGTCGACAAGCGCCTGTCCGCACTGGGCACCAAGCTTCCGATCCCCAAGGGCGTGGACCCCTTCAAGGCCCGCCCCGACCGCAAGGCGATGCGCGGGCGCTGA
- a CDS encoding leucyl aminopeptidase: protein MIKTTELHLTASGKDLKKIPSDALVIAVAKGTDGPVLLDSPLPAKAARALGDSLQVLGITGAADEVRRLPGLPETGADSLVLSGVGAAPDGDVLDPETLRRAAGAAVRQLTGLETVVLAFPAASVASATAVAEGAAFGAYSYEGHKSGIRADGTVAPAKEKAAVRNVVVHTSAADDADLAPAFRRAVILGKNVNATRSLVNQPPSHLYPETFAQAAKDLSRGLPVKVTVMDEKRLERDGYGGILGVGKGSSRPPRMVKVEYTPARSAVHLALVGKGITFDSGGLSLKPAAGMQTMKLDMAGAAVVLTTLLAVAELGLPARVTAWLCLAENMPSGTAQRPEDVLTIYGGRTVEVLNTDAEGRLVMADGLAAASEESPDAIIDIATLTGAQMVALGTRVSGVMGDDGVRDAVKAAADRAGEQFWPMPLPEELRPSLDSQVADIANIGERHGGMMTAAVFLREFVGQVDGEKIPWAHLDIAGPAFNEGGPYGYTPKAGTGVGVRTLLAYVEDVLARTA, encoded by the coding sequence GTGATCAAGACGACCGAACTACACCTGACAGCTTCCGGGAAGGACCTCAAGAAGATTCCGAGCGACGCGCTCGTGATCGCGGTCGCCAAGGGGACGGACGGACCGGTCCTCCTCGACAGTCCGCTGCCGGCGAAGGCCGCACGCGCCCTGGGGGATTCGCTCCAGGTGCTCGGGATCACCGGTGCCGCCGACGAAGTGCGCCGCCTGCCGGGGCTGCCCGAGACCGGAGCCGACTCCCTCGTGCTCTCCGGCGTGGGAGCGGCGCCGGACGGGGATGTCCTCGACCCGGAGACCCTGCGCCGCGCTGCCGGTGCCGCAGTGCGCCAGCTGACCGGCCTCGAGACCGTCGTGCTCGCCTTCCCGGCCGCCTCGGTCGCATCAGCCACGGCGGTCGCCGAGGGTGCCGCCTTCGGCGCGTACAGCTACGAGGGCCACAAGTCGGGCATTCGGGCCGATGGCACCGTCGCACCGGCCAAGGAGAAGGCCGCCGTCCGCAACGTCGTCGTCCACACGTCCGCGGCCGACGACGCCGACCTCGCACCGGCCTTCCGGCGCGCCGTCATCCTGGGGAAGAACGTCAACGCCACGCGCTCGCTCGTGAACCAGCCGCCCAGCCACCTGTACCCGGAGACCTTCGCGCAGGCCGCGAAGGATCTCTCCCGCGGGCTCCCCGTCAAGGTGACGGTGATGGACGAAAAGCGCCTCGAGCGTGACGGCTACGGCGGCATCCTCGGCGTCGGCAAGGGATCCTCCCGGCCTCCGCGCATGGTGAAGGTCGAGTACACGCCCGCCAGGTCCGCCGTCCACCTCGCCCTCGTGGGCAAGGGCATCACCTTCGACTCCGGCGGCCTCTCCCTCAAGCCCGCCGCCGGCATGCAGACCATGAAGCTCGACATGGCGGGCGCCGCCGTCGTCCTGACCACGCTCCTCGCCGTCGCCGAACTCGGCCTTCCCGCCAGGGTCACGGCGTGGCTCTGCCTCGCCGAGAACATGCCGTCGGGCACCGCGCAGCGCCCCGAGGACGTCCTCACCATCTACGGCGGACGCACTGTCGAGGTCCTCAACACCGACGCCGAAGGCCGCCTGGTGATGGCGGACGGCCTCGCCGCCGCAAGCGAGGAATCGCCGGACGCCATCATCGACATCGCGACCCTCACGGGCGCCCAGATGGTCGCCCTGGGCACGCGCGTCTCGGGTGTCATGGGCGACGACGGGGTGCGCGACGCCGTCAAGGCCGCAGCCGACCGCGCGGGCGAGCAGTTCTGGCCCATGCCCCTGCCGGAGGAGCTCCGCCCGAGCCTCGACTCCCAGGTCGCCGATATCGCGAACATCGGCGAACGGCACGGCGGCATGATGACCGCCGCCGTGTTCCTCCGCGAATTCGTCGGCCAGGTCGACGGCGAGAAGATCCCGTGGGCCCACCTCGACATCGCCGGACCGGCCTTCAACGAGGGCGGTCCCTACGGCTACACGCCGAAGGCCGGAACCGGCGTCGGCGTCCGCACGCTGCTGGCCTACGTCGAGGACGTCCTGGCCCGCACGGCCTAG
- the sucB gene encoding 2-oxoglutarate dehydrogenase, E2 component, dihydrolipoamide succinyltransferase, with protein sequence MSESVNLPALGESVTEGTVTRWLKQVGDRVEVDEPLLEVSTDKVDTEIPSPIAGVIEEILVAEDETAEVGAPLVRIGDGSGSGDSGSAAPAAASTEPEQPAAPAEEAPQADSAPAAPAASDDSDASGEGTEVTLPALGESVTEGTVTRWLKAVGDDVEVDEPLLEVSTDKVDTEIPSPVAGKLQEIRVNEDETAEVGAVLAVIGSGAAAPKKVEAASGEPLVAAPFEERNDAPTEKPAANKEAGRASGTSEPDDDASGAPAPQPAAAEEKPAAPAEKSSTSEDSGTSDASAYVTPLVRRLANQNDVDLSAVKGTGVGGRIRKQDVLEAAEARKAQSAAQPAAAPQAASAPAAPSKPAAPAVEPSKLRGTVEKAPRIRQTIAKRMRESLEVSAQLTQVIEVDMTRVVKLRAASKDTFQAQNGAKLTFLPFISKAVTEALKQHPKLNASFDEEKKEVTYHDAEHLAIAVDTEKGLLVPVIRDAGNLNLGGLAKKIADVGARTRNGQIGPDELSGGTFTITNIGSAGALFDTPIINQPQVGILGTGIIVKRPVVITGVDGDDTIAIRSMMYLSLTYDHRLVDGADAGRFLQTLKARLEGGAFEADLGL encoded by the coding sequence ATGTCTGAATCCGTGAACTTGCCCGCTCTCGGTGAAAGCGTCACCGAAGGCACCGTCACCCGCTGGCTCAAGCAGGTCGGCGACCGTGTCGAGGTCGACGAGCCCCTCCTCGAGGTCTCCACCGACAAGGTCGACACCGAGATCCCCTCGCCCATCGCGGGCGTCATCGAGGAGATCCTCGTCGCGGAGGACGAGACCGCAGAGGTCGGCGCCCCGCTCGTGCGCATCGGTGACGGCTCGGGCAGTGGCGATTCGGGCAGTGCAGCCCCCGCCGCCGCGTCGACCGAGCCCGAGCAGCCGGCCGCGCCCGCCGAAGAAGCGCCGCAGGCCGACTCAGCACCCGCCGCACCCGCAGCAAGCGATGATTCCGACGCGTCCGGTGAGGGCACCGAGGTCACACTCCCTGCGCTGGGTGAGAGTGTCACCGAGGGCACCGTCACCCGCTGGCTGAAGGCCGTCGGCGACGATGTCGAGGTCGACGAGCCCCTCCTCGAGGTCTCCACCGACAAGGTCGACACCGAGATACCCTCCCCCGTCGCGGGCAAGCTGCAGGAGATCCGCGTCAACGAGGACGAGACCGCGGAGGTCGGCGCCGTCCTCGCCGTGATCGGGTCCGGTGCAGCCGCACCGAAGAAGGTCGAAGCCGCCTCGGGTGAGCCCCTCGTCGCCGCACCCTTCGAGGAGCGCAACGACGCCCCCACGGAAAAGCCTGCCGCCAACAAGGAAGCCGGGCGGGCCTCCGGCACCTCCGAGCCCGACGACGATGCCAGCGGCGCCCCGGCCCCGCAGCCCGCCGCTGCCGAGGAGAAGCCCGCCGCTCCTGCAGAGAAGTCCTCGACGTCGGAAGACTCCGGCACCTCCGACGCCTCCGCGTATGTCACGCCCCTCGTCCGCCGCCTGGCGAACCAGAACGACGTCGATCTCTCGGCCGTCAAGGGAACCGGTGTCGGCGGCCGCATCCGCAAGCAGGACGTCCTCGAGGCCGCAGAGGCCCGGAAGGCCCAGAGCGCGGCACAGCCCGCAGCTGCGCCCCAGGCCGCGTCGGCACCCGCCGCGCCGTCCAAGCCTGCGGCTCCCGCCGTCGAGCCGTCCAAGCTCCGCGGCACGGTCGAGAAGGCACCGCGGATCCGCCAGACCATCGCGAAGCGCATGCGCGAGTCACTCGAGGTCTCCGCACAGCTCACCCAGGTGATCGAGGTCGACATGACCCGCGTCGTGAAGCTCCGTGCGGCATCCAAGGACACCTTCCAGGCACAGAACGGCGCAAAGCTCACCTTCCTCCCCTTCATCTCGAAGGCCGTCACGGAGGCGCTCAAGCAGCACCCGAAGCTGAACGCCTCCTTCGACGAGGAGAAGAAGGAAGTCACCTACCACGACGCAGAGCACCTCGCGATCGCGGTCGACACCGAGAAGGGCCTGCTCGTTCCGGTCATCAGGGATGCGGGCAACCTCAACCTGGGTGGGCTCGCCAAGAAGATCGCCGACGTCGGTGCGCGCACCCGCAACGGCCAGATCGGTCCGGACGAGCTCTCGGGCGGCACCTTCACGATCACGAACATCGGATCGGCCGGCGCCCTCTTCGACACCCCGATCATCAACCAGCCGCAGGTCGGCATCCTCGGAACCGGCATCATCGTGAAGCGCCCCGTGGTCATCACGGGGGTCGACGGAGACGACACCATCGCCATCCGCTCCATGATGTACCTGAGCCTCACGTACGATCACCGCCTCGTGGACGGCGCCGATGCAGGCCGCTTCCTGCAGACGCTGAAGGCACGCCTCGAAGGCGGCGCCTTCGAGGCCGACCTCGGCCTGTAG
- a CDS encoding OsmC family protein: MATVRTAHTVWSGDLPSGSGQVTLDSSGLGTYDVTWKARAEQAEGKTSPEELIAAAHSACFSMAFSHALGEEDKTPERVETKAEVDFQPGTGITAIRLTLDATVPGLSEEDFQRVAQAAKEGCPVSQALAAVKDISLTATLHG; the protein is encoded by the coding sequence ATGGCTACCGTTCGCACAGCCCACACCGTCTGGAGTGGAGACCTCCCCTCCGGCTCAGGCCAGGTAACGCTTGATTCGTCCGGTCTCGGGACCTATGACGTCACATGGAAGGCACGCGCCGAGCAGGCCGAGGGCAAGACGAGCCCCGAGGAGCTCATCGCCGCCGCACACTCCGCCTGCTTCTCGATGGCCTTCAGCCACGCCCTGGGCGAGGAGGACAAGACCCCTGAGCGCGTCGAGACGAAGGCGGAAGTCGACTTCCAGCCGGGTACCGGTATCACGGCCATCCGCCTCACGCTCGACGCCACGGTGCCGGGCCTGTCCGAGGAGGACTTCCAGCGCGTGGCGCAGGCCGCCAAGGAGGGCTGCCCCGTGTCGCAGGCCCTCGCCGCCGTCAAGGACATCTCGCTGACCGCGACGCTCCACGGCTGA